The Panicum virgatum strain AP13 chromosome 5K, P.virgatum_v5, whole genome shotgun sequence genome has a window encoding:
- the LOC120706289 gene encoding uncharacterized protein LOC120706289 isoform X1 — protein sequence MERIPAASAMDWSIDLDRGLRSRHHATRVRALDAAGPRLRQLCACPAAPAPVASAFGVLPGEAGVFAETMLLRLAAEFRSAGGATRARVVRVLLSAAGARGALPGACVADPDQLLRRVKAVYDAGSARDRALALRVFGCLAEVAKDSVHVRSLILSSLGSSSALEVKAALFAAGCICRVSEDFSRIMLEVFRRLICSRTSEPQVIMAAIKAFSKLDCTLAVIRRVHEVGKQMILGTLEDVFKSEMLYSLSRLVSKSIILFRDQVDLLLLFLNHDSTHMKSTALKCMCFMFHRHTYHFPVIRTVLGRLLPLIDDVDFSLDYKSDVLRILQKIFCGKASGIHHLSGSELSKLLVAAESYLHSSSLEMQGTALEILVEVFCILKQAWPDLNMTTLKGSSFAYAECQGVTNNVSLTSEENCMNRALYKIIAMIVNYILSQVNQVISSEKKEVTSGNICTPSELDKKYIAPFRLMLKLVSCYPSAATVALGELRGLVKELSQINGSNYSEVAVTSVEPFQTSVALEELSASNGNAELLATSIGASHIETDIGKGKPDPTKFDCKNKKSITHDLTLCTLKFANACHNVLCKTSGARYNLHDSIKGLIECVHQTDSQYWSTYEAFHLIICACIARHTCKLIDGNQELCGSKEEPNFFSTPSVWIAQELCALRMTKMLIKKQKYWEAYRSSMYCCCKGLWFTASFVFRKLADAFNPGSFSCWIKSLLLFSAGEIEMKLLLFPSATIKLVGELQIDNDLSEDLYCAETDFDSILSASQELHDHQAKITGICGRTCLANDALESNASSDFEFFFQRWFISLRSSFLEILTDILGILSSNSSAYEGREEHLNVSGELIQGQILALASCSLRLSDLAKSYDLLAASHMDMDRHSSSSLARLAFMCSLLAFCTAYSVDFSRAYNDVEPCKLPKRFSHALVLQDLHGRVDGSDRQIVSQLQQFMPTSFDAQVCLQSSLRMDCTGILEKDSYSLCHFAVASLLRARGNAKSDGMTNRADCLYSLHEGLQLLSIILQKLMELPFVVPKYFFRVRPCLGAELYMFVSNPVDTSGMSVEPGFQLSLTLGMQWKRVLERTAIRPVKLYCILAASSTPCFDAAGTRSKQFGPQKTSEIVELNAKLLWYIKSDLRKGRDEKDSQSGSEMVTAFACFEPADSGQGFSACLLDVSSFPEGSYQIKWLACCVDDSGSYFSLLPLNDGAIFSVRKS from the exons GCTGCTCAGGAGGGTCAAGGCGGTCTACGACGCAGGGAGCGCGCGGGACAGGGCGCTTGCGCTGCGcgtcttcggctgcctcgccGAGGTCGCCAAGGACAGCGTGCATGTCCGCTCGCTCATACTCTCCAGCTTGGGCTCCTCAAGTGCTCTAGAG GTCAAGGCAGCACTTTTTGCAGCTGGTTGCATTTGTCGTGTGTCAGAGGACTTCTCACGGATAATGCTTGAAGTGTTCCGAAGATTGATATGTTCTCGGACATCAGAACCACAAGTTATCATGGCAGCAATTAAGGCTTTCTCGAAGCTTGATTGTACGTTGGCTGTTATCCGTAGAGTTCATGAG GTTGGAAAGCAGATGATTCTAGGAACACTGGAAGATGTATTCAAATCTGAAATGCTCTATTCACTCTCAAGATTGGTGTCCAAGTCTATCATTTTATTCCGCGACCAG GTGGATTTACTGTTACTGTTTCTGAATCATGATTCCACTCATATGAAGTCTACGGCGTTAAAATGCATGTGTTTTATGTTTCACAGACACACCTACCATTTTCCGGTTATTAGGACTGTTCTTGGCAGATTGTTGCCACTAATTGATGATGTGGATTTTTCACTTGACTATAAGAGCGATGTGTTACGGATTCTGCAGAAG ATTTTCTGTGGTAAAGCGTCAGGCATTCATCATTTAAGTGGTTCTGAATTATCTAAGCTTCTTGTGGCTGCTGAAAGTTATTTACATTCTTCTTCCTTGGAGATGCAAGGTACAGCTCTAGAAATACTTGTGGAAGTCTTTTGCATTCTCAAGCAAGCGTGGCCAGATCTGAACATGACCACTCTTAAGGGTTCATCATTTGCATATGCTGAATGCCAAGGAGTAACCAACAACGTATCACTAACTTCTGAGGAAAATTGTATGAACAGAGCGCTGTATAAGATCATAGCAATGATTGTGAATTATATTTTATCTCAGGTCAATCAAGTAATCAGCAGCGAAAAGAAAGAAGTCACTAGCGGAAACATCTGCACGCCATCTGAATTGGATAAGAAATACATAGCTCCTTTCAGACTTATGCTGAAGCTTGTCTCATGCTACCCTTCTGCTGCTACTGTTGCTCTTGGTGAACTAAGAGGCCTGGTAAAAGAACTATCTCAAATTAATGGCAGTAATTACTCTGAAGTTGCTGTTACCTCTGTTGAACCATTCCAGACAAGTGTTGCTCTTGAGGAATTGAGCGCTTCAAATGGCAATGCTGAACTTTTAGCTACAagtattggagcttctcacatTGAAACAGACATTGGTAAGGGAAAACCGGATCCCACCAAATTTGATTGCAAGAATAAAAAGTCCATTACACATGATCTCACTCTTTGCACGCTCAAGTTTGCAAATGCCTGTCACAATGTGCTTTGTAAAACATCTGGTGCTAGATACAATCTTCATGATAGCATTAAGGGTCTAATTGAGTGTGTCCATCAGACTGACTCTCAATATTGGAGCACATATGAAGCCTTCCATCTGATAATTTGTGCTTGTATTGCTCGGCATACTTGTAAACTAATAGATGGTAATCAGGAATTATGTGGTTCAAAAGAGGAGCCTAATTTCTTCTCAACGCCTTCGGTTTGGATAGCTCAGGAATTATGTGCACTTCGAATGACCAAAATGCTTATAAAAAAGCAGAAATACTGGGAAGCTTATAGGTCTTCTATGTACTGTTGTTGTAAAGGTCTCTGGTTCACAGCTTCCTTTGTCTTCAGGAAACTGGCAGATGCATTTAATCCAGGCTCTTTCAGTTGTTGGATCAAATCATTGCTACTTTTTTCTGCTGGGGAAATTGAGATGAAGCTATTGCTTTTTCCCTCAGCAACTATAAAGTTAGTTGGTGAGCTACAGATAGATAATGATCTTAGTGAGGACCTTTACTGTGCTGAAACAGACTTTGACAGTATTCTCAGTGCATCTCAAGAGTTGCATGATCACCAAGCAAAAATCACTGGTATTTGTGGCAGAACATGCTTAGCTAATGATGCCCTAGAATCAAATGCCTCCTCAGATTTTGAATTCTTTTTCCAGAGATGGTTCATTAGTCTCCGATCATCATTTCTTGAGATCTTAACTGACATTCTTGGTATTCTTAGTTCAAATTCTTCTGCATATGAAGGAAGAGAAGAACATCTAAATGTATCAGGAGAGCTTATCCAAGGCCAAATACTTGCTTTGGCTAGTTGCTCTTTAAGACTAAGTGATCTGGCAAAGAGTTATGATCTCCTTGCTGCATCCCATATGGACATGGATCGTCATAGCTCCAGTAGTTTAGCCAGGCTTGCTTTCATGTGCTCACTTTTGGCATTTTGTACTGCATATTCTGTGGATTTCTCAAGAGCATATAATGATGTAGAACCGTGCAAGCTTCCGAAGAGGTTTTCTCATGCTTTAGTCCTACAAGATTTACATGGAAGAGTAGATGGGTCAGACAGGCAGATTGTTTCCCAACTGCAACAATTCATGCCCACTTCTTTTGATGCACAAGTCTGTTTACAGTCCAGTTTACGAATGGACTGTACAGGTATTCTCGAAAAGGATTCTTATTCTCTTTGCCATTTTGCTGTGGCATCTTTGCTTCGTGCACGTGGAAATGCTAAATCTGATGGAATGACAAATAGAGCGGACTGTTTATATTCTTTGCATGAAGGGTTGCAACTTCTGTCCATCATTTTGCAGAAGTTAATGGAATTGCCTTTTGTGGTTCCCAAGTATTTCTTCAGAGTAAG GCCTTGCCTTGGTGCTGAACTTTACATGTTTGTTTCAAATCCTGTTGACACAAGTGGAATGTCAGTAGAGCCTGGTTTCCAGTTGTCTCTGACCCTTGGCATGCAGTGGAAGCGCGTGTTGGAGAGAACCGCCATCCGCCCCGTGAAATTGTACTGCATTCTAGCTGCAAGCTCGACACCCTGCTTTGATGCTGCAGGAACAAGAAGCAAACAGTTTGGACCGCAGAAGACCTCTGAAATTGTTGAGCTTAATGCGAAACTGCTGTGGTACATAAAGAGTGATCTGAGGAAGGGCAGGGATGAGAAGGATTCCCAGTCTGGCTCCGAGATGGTGACGGCATTTGCATGCTTCGAACCAGCTGATAGCGGGCAGGGATTTTCGGCTTGCCTGCTGGATGTCTCCTCATTCCCTGAAGGTTCGTATCAGATAAAGTGGCTCGCGTGCTGCGTCGACGACAGCGGCTCCTATTTCAGCCTCCTGCCTCTGAATGATGGCGCTATCTTCTCTGTCCGAAAGTCCTGA
- the LOC120706289 gene encoding uncharacterized protein LOC120706289 isoform X2, with amino-acid sequence MILGTLEDVFKSEMLYSLSRLVSKSIILFRDQVDLLLLFLNHDSTHMKSTALKCMCFMFHRHTYHFPVIRTVLGRLLPLIDDVDFSLDYKSDVLRILQKIFCGKASGIHHLSGSELSKLLVAAESYLHSSSLEMQGTALEILVEVFCILKQAWPDLNMTTLKGSSFAYAECQGVTNNVSLTSEENCMNRALYKIIAMIVNYILSQVNQVISSEKKEVTSGNICTPSELDKKYIAPFRLMLKLVSCYPSAATVALGELRGLVKELSQINGSNYSEVAVTSVEPFQTSVALEELSASNGNAELLATSIGASHIETDIGKGKPDPTKFDCKNKKSITHDLTLCTLKFANACHNVLCKTSGARYNLHDSIKGLIECVHQTDSQYWSTYEAFHLIICACIARHTCKLIDGNQELCGSKEEPNFFSTPSVWIAQELCALRMTKMLIKKQKYWEAYRSSMYCCCKGLWFTASFVFRKLADAFNPGSFSCWIKSLLLFSAGEIEMKLLLFPSATIKLVGELQIDNDLSEDLYCAETDFDSILSASQELHDHQAKITGICGRTCLANDALESNASSDFEFFFQRWFISLRSSFLEILTDILGILSSNSSAYEGREEHLNVSGELIQGQILALASCSLRLSDLAKSYDLLAASHMDMDRHSSSSLARLAFMCSLLAFCTAYSVDFSRAYNDVEPCKLPKRFSHALVLQDLHGRVDGSDRQIVSQLQQFMPTSFDAQVCLQSSLRMDCTGILEKDSYSLCHFAVASLLRARGNAKSDGMTNRADCLYSLHEGLQLLSIILQKLMELPFVVPKYFFRVRPCLGAELYMFVSNPVDTSGMSVEPGFQLSLTLGMQWKRVLERTAIRPVKLYCILAASSTPCFDAAGTRSKQFGPQKTSEIVELNAKLLWYIKSDLRKGRDEKDSQSGSEMVTAFACFEPADSGQGFSACLLDVSSFPEGSYQIKWLACCVDDSGSYFSLLPLNDGAIFSVRKS; translated from the exons ATGATTCTAGGAACACTGGAAGATGTATTCAAATCTGAAATGCTCTATTCACTCTCAAGATTGGTGTCCAAGTCTATCATTTTATTCCGCGACCAG GTGGATTTACTGTTACTGTTTCTGAATCATGATTCCACTCATATGAAGTCTACGGCGTTAAAATGCATGTGTTTTATGTTTCACAGACACACCTACCATTTTCCGGTTATTAGGACTGTTCTTGGCAGATTGTTGCCACTAATTGATGATGTGGATTTTTCACTTGACTATAAGAGCGATGTGTTACGGATTCTGCAGAAG ATTTTCTGTGGTAAAGCGTCAGGCATTCATCATTTAAGTGGTTCTGAATTATCTAAGCTTCTTGTGGCTGCTGAAAGTTATTTACATTCTTCTTCCTTGGAGATGCAAGGTACAGCTCTAGAAATACTTGTGGAAGTCTTTTGCATTCTCAAGCAAGCGTGGCCAGATCTGAACATGACCACTCTTAAGGGTTCATCATTTGCATATGCTGAATGCCAAGGAGTAACCAACAACGTATCACTAACTTCTGAGGAAAATTGTATGAACAGAGCGCTGTATAAGATCATAGCAATGATTGTGAATTATATTTTATCTCAGGTCAATCAAGTAATCAGCAGCGAAAAGAAAGAAGTCACTAGCGGAAACATCTGCACGCCATCTGAATTGGATAAGAAATACATAGCTCCTTTCAGACTTATGCTGAAGCTTGTCTCATGCTACCCTTCTGCTGCTACTGTTGCTCTTGGTGAACTAAGAGGCCTGGTAAAAGAACTATCTCAAATTAATGGCAGTAATTACTCTGAAGTTGCTGTTACCTCTGTTGAACCATTCCAGACAAGTGTTGCTCTTGAGGAATTGAGCGCTTCAAATGGCAATGCTGAACTTTTAGCTACAagtattggagcttctcacatTGAAACAGACATTGGTAAGGGAAAACCGGATCCCACCAAATTTGATTGCAAGAATAAAAAGTCCATTACACATGATCTCACTCTTTGCACGCTCAAGTTTGCAAATGCCTGTCACAATGTGCTTTGTAAAACATCTGGTGCTAGATACAATCTTCATGATAGCATTAAGGGTCTAATTGAGTGTGTCCATCAGACTGACTCTCAATATTGGAGCACATATGAAGCCTTCCATCTGATAATTTGTGCTTGTATTGCTCGGCATACTTGTAAACTAATAGATGGTAATCAGGAATTATGTGGTTCAAAAGAGGAGCCTAATTTCTTCTCAACGCCTTCGGTTTGGATAGCTCAGGAATTATGTGCACTTCGAATGACCAAAATGCTTATAAAAAAGCAGAAATACTGGGAAGCTTATAGGTCTTCTATGTACTGTTGTTGTAAAGGTCTCTGGTTCACAGCTTCCTTTGTCTTCAGGAAACTGGCAGATGCATTTAATCCAGGCTCTTTCAGTTGTTGGATCAAATCATTGCTACTTTTTTCTGCTGGGGAAATTGAGATGAAGCTATTGCTTTTTCCCTCAGCAACTATAAAGTTAGTTGGTGAGCTACAGATAGATAATGATCTTAGTGAGGACCTTTACTGTGCTGAAACAGACTTTGACAGTATTCTCAGTGCATCTCAAGAGTTGCATGATCACCAAGCAAAAATCACTGGTATTTGTGGCAGAACATGCTTAGCTAATGATGCCCTAGAATCAAATGCCTCCTCAGATTTTGAATTCTTTTTCCAGAGATGGTTCATTAGTCTCCGATCATCATTTCTTGAGATCTTAACTGACATTCTTGGTATTCTTAGTTCAAATTCTTCTGCATATGAAGGAAGAGAAGAACATCTAAATGTATCAGGAGAGCTTATCCAAGGCCAAATACTTGCTTTGGCTAGTTGCTCTTTAAGACTAAGTGATCTGGCAAAGAGTTATGATCTCCTTGCTGCATCCCATATGGACATGGATCGTCATAGCTCCAGTAGTTTAGCCAGGCTTGCTTTCATGTGCTCACTTTTGGCATTTTGTACTGCATATTCTGTGGATTTCTCAAGAGCATATAATGATGTAGAACCGTGCAAGCTTCCGAAGAGGTTTTCTCATGCTTTAGTCCTACAAGATTTACATGGAAGAGTAGATGGGTCAGACAGGCAGATTGTTTCCCAACTGCAACAATTCATGCCCACTTCTTTTGATGCACAAGTCTGTTTACAGTCCAGTTTACGAATGGACTGTACAGGTATTCTCGAAAAGGATTCTTATTCTCTTTGCCATTTTGCTGTGGCATCTTTGCTTCGTGCACGTGGAAATGCTAAATCTGATGGAATGACAAATAGAGCGGACTGTTTATATTCTTTGCATGAAGGGTTGCAACTTCTGTCCATCATTTTGCAGAAGTTAATGGAATTGCCTTTTGTGGTTCCCAAGTATTTCTTCAGAGTAAG GCCTTGCCTTGGTGCTGAACTTTACATGTTTGTTTCAAATCCTGTTGACACAAGTGGAATGTCAGTAGAGCCTGGTTTCCAGTTGTCTCTGACCCTTGGCATGCAGTGGAAGCGCGTGTTGGAGAGAACCGCCATCCGCCCCGTGAAATTGTACTGCATTCTAGCTGCAAGCTCGACACCCTGCTTTGATGCTGCAGGAACAAGAAGCAAACAGTTTGGACCGCAGAAGACCTCTGAAATTGTTGAGCTTAATGCGAAACTGCTGTGGTACATAAAGAGTGATCTGAGGAAGGGCAGGGATGAGAAGGATTCCCAGTCTGGCTCCGAGATGGTGACGGCATTTGCATGCTTCGAACCAGCTGATAGCGGGCAGGGATTTTCGGCTTGCCTGCTGGATGTCTCCTCATTCCCTGAAGGTTCGTATCAGATAAAGTGGCTCGCGTGCTGCGTCGACGACAGCGGCTCCTATTTCAGCCTCCTGCCTCTGAATGATGGCGCTATCTTCTCTGTCCGAAAGTCCTGA